The nucleotide window AGGCGGAGAACAACTGATAAATTTGGCGACTTTCCAGTCCCATGCTTTTCAAACTATTCACAAAAGACGTTTCCATGCTACCGCGTAAAACATCCCGCTTCCATGTGCTTTTCTTTTCGATAATTTGTCGTTTAAATTGTCCGCTTGCTTGCAATTCGTAAGTATGCTCTTTCTTTTGAGAAACAAGCCAGTTCAAATATTCTAATTTTCCATCATTATCCAAAATCCAGTAAAACTGTTGCCCTGCCTGTAAATGCTTTAATTCGGGATAGGCTTCGGTCAACTGCTTGCCGGTCTCATCATCTAATCCGGAAAGCTCCAAGACATCCTTTAATGTTTCCCCTTTCACAACGGTGTGGCTGAATTGTTCTTTAATCCGAATAGCCTGATCGGCCACATCTAAAATATTCGCCACCACATCTTTAGCATCATTCGGCAACCCTTCTAATCCATCAAATTCATCATGGGTTGTGACTTCTTCCGCTTCGTCATCTTGTCCAAGGTCGTCCTCATAAGAGGTTGCATTATTATCTTCGGTATTCAACCCACGAGTATCCGCAAGAATTTGTGAGGATTGCAAGGTTTCATTCGCAAACGAGGTCGTGTAGGCAGATGCGGGATAGAGTGCATCGGCGAGAATGTCTTGAAATTGATTCGTGCTTGAAGTGAGCTCATTCGTCATGGAAGAATCAAGATGAAGAGGATAAGCCATGGTTTCCGCTTTATCGGAAGCACTGTCGTTTAAGCGTAAAAAAACACCAAGCGCAATTGAGCAAATCGCAATAAAAAAAATAACGGCTTTTATACGAGATTTTCTTTTACGGCGATCTCTAGCCAACATAATATACCGCACAGCACCAACTTCCTTTACAACAAACCCTTCATCAGAATAGTAGTTACGACCACATGAATAAAAAAAAATTCATCAAAACATAAATTAAAATGAATCTCGTCATTATACACAGAAATTTGCGTTCAACTTGTTAAACTTCAAAAAATAAGTTATTTTTAGCGCAATTTTTCCCCAAAACAAAATGCCAAAATTCATATGCAAATCAATGCAATTAAATTGCCTTTAGTTGAATTAAAAAATATTAATGTGAAATACGGGCAACACGTGGCGTTAAGCAACATTAACTTGACGGTTTATCCCAACTCCATTATTACCATTGTCGGTCCAAACGGTGGAGGTAAATCAACCTTGTTGAAAGTCTTGCTAAAATTGCAACAGCCCACGTCAGGTCAAGTCATTTATAACAAACATATTCGTATTGGCTATGTGCCGCAAAAAATCCATTTGGATCATAATCTTCCCATCACTGTGGAGAAATTTTTATCCCTAAAAAAAGGCATTGGACAACAAGACATTCAAGAAGCGATGACGCGCTTGTCGATTACCCATTTAATGCACAACAGTATGCAAAAGCTCTCCGGTGGCGAAATGCAACGGGTGCTATTGGCGCGGGCGATGTTAAATAAACCGAATTTATTGGTCTTGGATGAACCGACTCAAGGGGTGGATATGACCGGTCAGGCAGAACTCTACCAGCTGATCAATCAAACCCAAAAGCAACTTAATTGCGCCATTTTAATGGTATCCCATGACTTACATATTGTGATGGCAGACACCAATGAAGTGCTTTGTGTCAATCAGCATATTTGCTGTGCCGGCACGCCGGAAACCGTATCTAATGACCCGACATTTATTCACTTTTTTGGCGATCAATTTTCTAAAAACATTGCAGTTTATACCCACCATCACAATCATCGTCATGATATGCATGGGGATATCTGCAACATGGAACCGAAACACTCCAACGCAAGGTAATATGATGTTTGATATTCTTTTTCCCGCTTGGCTCACAGGCATGATACTTTCGCTCATCACCGCGCCCCTCGGGGCTTTTGTCGTTTGGCGAAAAATGGCTTACTTTGGCGATACCCTATCCCACTCTGCCCTCCTTGGCGTGGCATTGGGTATTTTTCTGCAAATCAATCCGTATATCGCCATTCTCATCCTCACGTTACTGCTTTCCGTTGTGATGGTTTGGCTGGAAAATAACACACAATTTTCTGTCGATACGTTACTTGGCATTATCGCCCACAGTTGTCTTTCAATCGGCGTGGTAACCGTCGGCTTACTGCAAAATGTGCGAGTAGATTTAATGTCCTATTTATTCGGCGATCTGCTTTCCATTAACTACGAAGATCTAATTTATATCGGCATAGGTGCTGTCATCGTGCTTGCCACATTATGCTATTTTTGGAAACCGCTTATTTCCACCACCATCAGTCCTGAACTGGCACAAGTGGAGGGCATTAACGTGAAAAGAATGCGCTTTATTTTAATGATTCTCACCGCATTAACCATTGCGTTAAGTATGAAATTTGTCGGTGCTTTGATTATCACCTCGTTGCTCATTATTCCTGCCGCCACCGCCAAACGCTTTGCCCGCACACCGGAAAGCATGGTTGTCATCGCCAGTATCCTCAGCATGATCGCCGTCTCCATGGGCTTAACCTTATCCGCCTATTACGACACCGCCGCCGGCCCTTCAGTGGTAATCTGTTCTACTTTCTTATTTTTATGTGCGTTACTGAAAAAAGAGCAAAACTAAAAATCGCTCCAAAAATGACCGCACTTTGATCGGCAACCTATTCTTATTTTCTCTGCGCATGATGCTTCTCATGCGCGAAAGATACGCTTTTGCGATTGGGATCGCAAAATCATATCGCAAGCTTTCCTTTTGATGATTTCACTGACTAAAGTGCGGTCAAAAAAAGGAACGTTTATGCAAAAGGGATTCACCTTATTGGAAAGCTTGATTGCACTGCTTGTGATAAGTGTTCTATTAACATTGGCACTTCCTACATGGCAATACTACCGCCAACAATCAATTTTGCAGAAAGAGCAACAAAAGCTGTATATCTTTTTACGCCAAATTCAAGCGCGGGTAGAAAATTCATCGGACATTTGGTTGTTAATTGCCAATCGTCATCAAACGACGGGACGTTGGTGTCTCACAGCGCAAATTAAGCACGATAAGCTATGTGATTGCTTAAACCCACAACATTGTCCTCCTGAAGTTTCCGCCTATTTTTATTTTCCTGCCTTTGAAGACACTTTGTTAATCAGCAAACGCTACTACCCTTTTGAAATTACACGGTTAAGCGGCATTCGTAACACAGCGTCCACCGCTTGTTTTGTGCTACAAGCCAACCATCAACGAACCCTCTTTTCATTTTTTAATGTGGGCAGTCTGAAATTAAAAGATAACCAATCCTTAAGCGCTTGTGTAAATGATGAAGAATAGCATGACGTTAAAACAAAAATACATGTCGGGGCAAAGCTTGGTGAGTTTAATGCTTTCGATATCCCTTTCTTCGTTTTTATTCTTGGTGATTTTGCAGTTTTATAGCCAGCACCAACAACAAAATCAGGAAATGCTTTTGCGTCTCCAGTTACAAACAGAGCTACAGCGTGTGATTCAGCTCATCGGAAAAGATTTGGCGCGTGCCGGGTTTCGGGCGGTGAGCGAGAAATTAACCCGAAACAATTTGTCCTTCTTTGAACAACCGAATCCGCCTGCGGCAATCACTATCGCGCAAATGGAGACAGAAAATAGCAATAGTTGTGTTCTCTTTTTCTACGATCTGAATGTGAATGGCTGCATAGGCGGACAATACAAAGGCAACACCTGTCTGGTGAACGGAAAAAATGCCACCAAAGAAATTGAACGTGAATTATTTGGTTATCGACTCAATAAGAAAATGGTAGAAACCCGTTTAACCTATAAAAGTGCGGTCAAACAAAATTGCAGTTTTGACGATTGCCAACGTTATACTCAACAATCTGCCTGCAATCACGGTGGTTGGGTAGATTTGTTAGATGAAAAAGAATATGAAATCACCCATTTCACTTTTCATTGGTTGGCAGAGCAAAAAGGCGTTGAAGTACGTTTAATGGGAAATTTAAAGCAGAATAAAAAAATCACCTACGAAACCGCCATCGTTGTGCC belongs to Aggregatibacter sp. 2125159857 and includes:
- the mepM gene encoding murein DD-endopeptidase MepM, translated to MRYIMLARDRRKRKSRIKAVIFFIAICSIALGVFLRLNDSASDKAETMAYPLHLDSSMTNELTSSTNQFQDILADALYPASAYTTSFANETLQSSQILADTRGLNTEDNNATSYEDDLGQDDEAEEVTTHDEFDGLEGLPNDAKDVVANILDVADQAIRIKEQFSHTVVKGETLKDVLELSGLDDETGKQLTEAYPELKHLQAGQQFYWILDNDGKLEYLNWLVSQKKEHTYELQASGQFKRQIIEKKSTWKRDVLRGSMETSFVNSLKSMGLESRQIYQLFSALQWQVSLKQLNKGTKISILVSREYLDGKLTGQGNVEAIHIISNGKSYYAIQADNGRYYNRQGETLGRGFARYPLQRQARISSPFNPVRRHPITGRIAPHKGVDFAMPTGTPVIAPADGTVEKIAYQARGAGRYVVIRHSREYQTVYMHLSRPLVKAGQTVKKGERIALSGNTGGSTGPHLHYEFHINGRPVNPITVKLPGTSSSMTTAERKAFLIKAAEVERALR
- the znuC gene encoding zinc ABC transporter ATP-binding protein ZnuC — protein: MQINAIKLPLVELKNINVKYGQHVALSNINLTVYPNSIITIVGPNGGGKSTLLKVLLKLQQPTSGQVIYNKHIRIGYVPQKIHLDHNLPITVEKFLSLKKGIGQQDIQEAMTRLSITHLMHNSMQKLSGGEMQRVLLARAMLNKPNLLVLDEPTQGVDMTGQAELYQLINQTQKQLNCAILMVSHDLHIVMADTNEVLCVNQHICCAGTPETVSNDPTFIHFFGDQFSKNIAVYTHHHNHRHDMHGDICNMEPKHSNAR
- the znuB gene encoding zinc ABC transporter permease subunit ZnuB, translating into MFDILFPAWLTGMILSLITAPLGAFVVWRKMAYFGDTLSHSALLGVALGIFLQINPYIAILILTLLLSVVMVWLENNTQFSVDTLLGIIAHSCLSIGVVTVGLLQNVRVDLMSYLFGDLLSINYEDLIYIGIGAVIVLATLCYFWKPLISTTISPELAQVEGINVKRMRFILMILTALTIALSMKFVGALIITSLLIIPAATAKRFARTPESMVVIASILSMIAVSMGLTLSAYYDTAAGPSVVICSTFLFLCALLKKEQN
- a CDS encoding type II secretion system protein, whose translation is MQKGFTLLESLIALLVISVLLTLALPTWQYYRQQSILQKEQQKLYIFLRQIQARVENSSDIWLLIANRHQTTGRWCLTAQIKHDKLCDCLNPQHCPPEVSAYFYFPAFEDTLLISKRYYPFEITRLSGIRNTASTACFVLQANHQRTLFSFFNVGSLKLKDNQSLSACVNDEE